One window of the Nocardia huaxiensis genome contains the following:
- a CDS encoding WXG100 family type VII secretion target, producing MSDLFAYDEGVAEGASSDLLGVAGGIESSLDELSGFVGRVQSQWEGDEMHTYQAIQSQWNTAADTIREILRQMTGSLENNTGLVRDMRTSVRGAITR from the coding sequence ATGTCTGATCTTTTCGCATACGACGAGGGTGTTGCCGAAGGCGCCTCCTCCGACCTGCTCGGCGTCGCCGGCGGCATCGAATCCTCCCTCGACGAACTCTCCGGCTTCGTGGGCCGCGTCCAATCCCAGTGGGAGGGCGACGAAATGCACACCTATCAGGCCATCCAATCCCAGTGGAACACCGCCGCCGACACCATCCGCGAAATCCTCCGCCAGATGACCGGCTCCCTGGAGAACAACACCGGCCTGGTCCGCGACATGCGCACCAGCGTCCGCGGTGCCATCACCCGCTGA
- a CDS encoding immunity protein YezG family protein: MADPTFDSPEADALLLEVGSNILRDREFADDYGKFRWEALSVVVRINDHAIWMNGYGYSDTGRWEARTPRSDDLKDKIRRLRAVMQKPGETAWQSCLIQLKRSDMALQIDFEYDDVDRWFDMMPRELMPQ; this comes from the coding sequence ATGGCTGACCCCACCTTCGATTCGCCGGAAGCCGACGCCCTCCTCCTGGAAGTGGGCTCGAATATCCTCAGGGACCGAGAGTTTGCCGACGATTACGGGAAGTTTCGTTGGGAAGCGCTGAGTGTGGTCGTTCGGATCAATGATCATGCGATCTGGATGAACGGCTATGGCTACTCTGACACCGGCCGGTGGGAGGCGCGGACGCCGCGGAGCGATGATCTGAAGGACAAGATTCGACGTCTGCGAGCAGTCATGCAGAAACCCGGAGAGACTGCGTGGCAGTCCTGCCTCATTCAGCTCAAACGATCCGATATGGCATTGCAGATCGATTTCGAATACGACGACGTCGATCGCTGGTTCGACATGATGCCCAGAGAGCTCATGCCACAGTGA
- a CDS encoding WXG100 family type VII secretion target translates to MGTKFSVANNAVTAHATNLDSTVAALNGQASRFLASVESLPSVWKGASFDSWDRLSTTWHQAMNDLNTALEQIRAGIGQAGSLYTSGEVDQAGALDSAYQSFAWDAAKFRG, encoded by the coding sequence GTGGGTACGAAATTCTCGGTCGCCAACAATGCGGTTACCGCGCACGCGACCAATCTTGATTCCACCGTTGCCGCTCTGAACGGCCAGGCTTCACGATTCCTGGCGTCCGTCGAGAGCCTGCCTTCCGTGTGGAAGGGCGCGTCCTTCGATTCCTGGGATCGCCTGTCCACCACCTGGCATCAGGCCATGAACGACCTGAACACCGCGCTGGAGCAGATCCGCGCCGGTATCGGCCAGGCGGGATCGCTCTACACCTCCGGTGAGGTCGACCAGGCCGGTGCGCTCGATTCCGCGTACCAGTCCTTCGCTTGGGACGCCGCCAAGTTCCGCGGCTGA
- a CDS encoding EsaB/YukD family protein has protein sequence MSAHFIRLSVVSGENRLDVSLPARRPIAEYLTDITELLELEPADADTVWVLSAPSHGLLEYDATLAEAGVLDGTVLHLTSRELAARTPYVEDVVDTVETSVDRSYQRFADGRERVLGGLLVAGFTGTATLVTALRAGWFGTLTLVVLAAVIAVLAFACGPRGRDTIGWGLVPVLAAAAISGMWERPLVAALAGIAAGFAGAAIATGIGSRRAGVLLGAGASALLFAALAAAVWAGANVTALSAWAAPVLVALVAVAPRAATASSGLLGLVRRGENGEPVPRPLAEAALGRGRDFLDVAVGAAALALSLAVATMIWTGIWMQAALAGMVAVGVLLRTRGYTDTRHVAPLLLVPLVAALAGSAALVRDTAQGDTAIQAMELTGAGALIGLTVAIAGYVRVGEVAAARLARLWNALDPTLLVLLFPATFAAQGIYTYLWD, from the coding sequence ATGAGTGCGCATTTCATACGCCTCTCGGTCGTTTCGGGGGAAAATCGGCTCGATGTCAGCCTGCCCGCGCGACGTCCGATCGCGGAATATCTCACCGACATCACCGAATTGCTGGAGCTCGAGCCGGCCGACGCGGACACCGTCTGGGTGCTGTCCGCCCCATCGCACGGACTGCTCGAGTACGACGCCACCCTCGCCGAGGCGGGCGTGCTCGACGGCACTGTCCTGCACCTGACTTCGCGGGAACTGGCGGCGCGAACCCCCTACGTGGAGGATGTGGTCGACACCGTCGAGACGTCCGTCGACCGCAGTTACCAAAGGTTTGCCGACGGCCGCGAGCGGGTGCTCGGCGGACTGCTGGTCGCCGGATTCACCGGCACCGCAACGCTTGTCACCGCCCTGCGCGCGGGCTGGTTCGGAACGCTCACGCTGGTCGTTCTGGCAGCGGTCATCGCAGTCCTCGCTTTCGCGTGTGGACCCCGGGGGCGCGACACGATCGGCTGGGGACTGGTGCCGGTTCTTGCCGCCGCAGCGATCAGCGGCATGTGGGAGCGCCCTCTGGTAGCCGCGCTCGCGGGGATCGCGGCCGGATTCGCCGGAGCCGCGATCGCGACCGGAATCGGTTCGCGCCGAGCCGGAGTCCTGCTGGGCGCGGGCGCGTCGGCGCTGCTGTTCGCAGCCCTGGCGGCGGCGGTGTGGGCGGGCGCCAATGTCACCGCCCTCTCCGCGTGGGCCGCTCCGGTGCTGGTGGCGCTGGTCGCGGTCGCTCCGCGCGCGGCCACGGCGTCATCGGGACTGCTCGGACTGGTGCGGCGCGGCGAGAACGGTGAGCCGGTGCCCCGGCCGCTGGCCGAGGCCGCGCTGGGCCGCGGTCGCGACTTCCTCGACGTGGCGGTCGGCGCGGCGGCGCTGGCGCTGAGTCTGGCTGTCGCGACCATGATCTGGACCGGGATCTGGATGCAGGCCGCGCTCGCGGGCATGGTCGCGGTCGGGGTGCTGCTGCGCACCCGCGGCTACACCGATACCCGCCATGTCGCACCCCTGCTGCTGGTGCCGCTGGTCGCGGCCTTGGCCGGGAGCGCGGCGCTGGTGCGGGATACAGCCCAGGGAGACACCGCGATTCAGGCCATGGAGCTCACGGGCGCAGGGGCACTGATCGGCCTCACAGTGGCGATTGCCGGATATGTGCGAGTGGGTGAGGTGGCCGCTGCTCGACTGGCGCGGCTCTGGAATGCGCTCGACCCCACGCTGCTGGTGCTGCTGTTCCCCGCGACCTTTGCGGCACAGGGGATCTACACCTACCTCTGGGACTGA
- a CDS encoding DNA/RNA non-specific endonuclease, whose amino-acid sequence MAATSSGVHADAPETDTGLLDQALTSLTEGRFPAELFVMDGDPDRIAGTGRAWSDFGRATTDASHRIAALDTSRFLGLEATLFTGVKDDYLAHRLQITGEAYTRAGNSLQQYATELARLQIQMDPIAADAPHTYGELQEAVAAVRTSNVVTLGGALDHLGRVRARWDSLVTTATDLQRELNRAVETTVADINSATALRFAENPIGEQAFAIVGRGIDSVFDRPLNPVAAQSGPMRTLVNGSDTLSEIAGVSSTAAILPSITAVAAPLTAAAITGSTLSAAAVKTATGIGDWRRILLRAALDAIPLAKPARLAYRVAGISGLAPTDDLVDLVVPDPDTPTAAGRFGTGKLTTIPDPALSGAPFVLRIPTRLNQRDQQRGAEYDDGRHSTGTASGERIQLVLDPAAGYEQLTVPASGGGEQNFILINHRDAPVRYRFAAPLPADGRIEANPDGSMSIVDADGGAVAHIARPWAYDALGRPVATDYTADGEGLVQTVYPTPDSVFPILADPPIPTAPIPTGPLSDVTATEGRNTATWTVDELGRPVKATAILKEAFADETRGSAENDYTSRVGKAGGRDASNGGPDDGGHVIGHRFMRDQGLKNMFPQNWNFNRSAYKKLENEWAAWTDAGGVVYVDVELEEFDGVRPDVVRVRYRVETPDGTVVYTPEQETFDNESNQEFKRLTGKQVRRLMKDALDEEANGGQGSGGGSPRDGEDDSTVDHADPETSEPAPEPTGPQDSLIAVPQPGDHQLPGQPSGPRGPGVPGEFEQPEGPAVPLDPENPDVQPPIEPTEPQFPLEPSPVEPTVPEPIQPPVVPDPVNPPVQPQDPVPVQPGLPQPPPVTLPSPPPNYHFVPDDSANPNGGWWLAPNPKYSEVYPPDGQTLPVPPQGYSWEYRNGIWNLEQTPPGYTAPPGTPHWLPTAPPGYHWGPYNGGGVTLLPDNPQQPSQPQTLPPAPYGYGWLSQPGGAQLYPMPYKRVPGDPQGLDPNPQPTRPNKPDNGGSKDPSLWDRINPFGKGTPGFPGIPIPLPRGRIPVPRFADLDSGPDRAPEPNYIPEPSEPTPDHEDFAPPEPAPTPEPETFTPPDPPEADYSPPPAPAPAPTPAPAAPEPSPGQPTPAPAPGPGWNGGTGPNLSPEDRV is encoded by the coding sequence ATGGCTGCCACATCGTCCGGGGTGCACGCTGACGCACCCGAAACCGACACAGGTCTGCTGGACCAAGCACTGACCTCCCTCACCGAAGGCCGCTTTCCGGCAGAGCTTTTCGTCATGGACGGCGACCCGGACCGGATCGCCGGCACCGGCCGCGCCTGGTCCGACTTCGGCCGCGCAACCACCGACGCCAGCCACCGCATCGCCGCCCTGGACACCTCCCGCTTCCTCGGCCTGGAAGCCACCCTCTTCACCGGCGTCAAGGACGACTATCTCGCCCACCGCCTGCAGATCACGGGCGAGGCCTACACCCGCGCCGGAAACTCGTTGCAGCAGTACGCCACAGAGCTGGCTCGCCTCCAGATCCAGATGGACCCCATCGCCGCCGACGCACCCCACACCTATGGGGAGCTTCAGGAAGCCGTTGCCGCAGTGCGGACTTCGAATGTGGTCACACTCGGCGGCGCGCTCGACCACCTCGGCAGGGTTCGGGCGCGCTGGGATTCTCTTGTCACCACGGCCACCGATCTGCAACGCGAGCTCAATCGTGCGGTCGAGACGACAGTCGCCGACATCAACTCGGCAACTGCCCTGCGGTTCGCCGAAAACCCCATTGGGGAACAAGCTTTCGCCATTGTCGGCCGTGGCATCGACTCGGTCTTCGACCGTCCCTTGAACCCCGTAGCAGCCCAGTCGGGTCCCATGCGGACACTCGTCAACGGGTCCGACACACTCAGCGAAATCGCGGGCGTCTCATCCACCGCGGCCATTCTCCCCTCGATCACCGCCGTCGCCGCGCCACTGACCGCCGCAGCCATCACCGGCAGCACCCTCTCGGCCGCGGCCGTGAAAACCGCCACCGGCATAGGAGATTGGCGCCGCATCCTGCTGCGCGCCGCCCTCGACGCCATCCCCCTGGCCAAACCCGCCCGTCTCGCCTACCGCGTCGCCGGTATCAGCGGCCTGGCCCCCACCGACGACCTTGTGGATCTCGTGGTCCCCGATCCCGACACCCCTACAGCAGCAGGGCGATTCGGCACGGGGAAACTCACCACCATCCCCGACCCCGCTCTCAGCGGAGCCCCGTTCGTGCTGCGCATCCCCACCCGCCTGAACCAGCGCGACCAGCAGCGCGGGGCCGAGTACGACGATGGCCGGCACAGCACCGGCACGGCGTCGGGCGAACGTATCCAACTGGTGCTGGATCCGGCCGCCGGCTACGAACAGCTCACCGTTCCCGCCTCCGGCGGCGGCGAACAGAACTTCATTCTGATCAACCACCGCGACGCACCCGTCCGCTACCGGTTCGCCGCACCGCTACCCGCGGACGGCCGCATCGAAGCCAACCCTGACGGATCGATGTCGATCGTCGACGCGGACGGTGGGGCCGTCGCTCATATCGCACGACCCTGGGCATACGACGCCCTCGGCCGACCGGTGGCCACCGACTACACCGCGGATGGCGAAGGACTCGTCCAAACCGTCTATCCCACACCGGATTCGGTCTTCCCGATCCTCGCCGATCCACCTATCCCCACCGCCCCCATCCCCACCGGGCCGCTGAGCGACGTCACCGCGACCGAAGGCCGCAATACCGCAACCTGGACCGTCGACGAACTCGGCCGGCCGGTCAAGGCCACCGCCATCCTCAAAGAGGCCTTCGCCGACGAAACACGCGGCAGCGCCGAGAACGACTACACCAGCCGGGTCGGCAAGGCAGGAGGTCGCGATGCCTCCAATGGCGGGCCGGACGACGGCGGCCATGTCATCGGCCACCGCTTCATGCGAGACCAGGGCCTGAAGAACATGTTCCCGCAGAACTGGAACTTCAACCGCAGCGCCTACAAGAAGCTCGAAAACGAGTGGGCCGCTTGGACGGACGCGGGCGGTGTCGTCTATGTGGACGTCGAGCTCGAGGAGTTCGACGGTGTTCGACCGGATGTCGTTCGGGTCCGATACCGCGTCGAAACACCCGATGGCACGGTCGTATACACGCCCGAGCAAGAGACTTTCGACAACGAATCGAATCAGGAGTTCAAACGGCTCACTGGAAAGCAGGTCCGGCGGCTGATGAAGGATGCCCTGGACGAGGAAGCCAATGGCGGCCAGGGTTCCGGCGGCGGTTCTCCTCGAGACGGAGAGGATGATTCGACCGTCGACCACGCGGACCCGGAGACATCGGAACCTGCTCCGGAGCCGACCGGTCCTCAGGACTCACTCATTGCGGTACCGCAGCCCGGCGACCATCAGTTGCCCGGACAGCCTTCCGGTCCCCGCGGCCCCGGCGTGCCAGGTGAGTTCGAGCAGCCGGAAGGCCCCGCCGTCCCGCTCGATCCAGAGAACCCCGATGTTCAGCCCCCGATCGAGCCCACCGAACCACAATTCCCCCTCGAACCGTCTCCTGTTGAACCGACTGTGCCAGAGCCGATTCAGCCGCCGGTGGTACCCGATCCGGTGAACCCGCCGGTGCAGCCACAGGACCCGGTCCCAGTACAGCCCGGCCTACCGCAGCCGCCGCCGGTGACATTGCCGTCGCCACCGCCGAACTATCACTTCGTGCCCGACGATTCCGCCAATCCCAATGGAGGATGGTGGCTCGCTCCGAATCCGAAGTACAGCGAGGTCTACCCGCCGGACGGACAAACGTTGCCGGTGCCACCGCAGGGCTACTCCTGGGAATATCGCAATGGGATCTGGAATCTGGAACAGACTCCACCCGGCTATACGGCGCCGCCGGGAACTCCGCACTGGCTACCGACGGCACCGCCGGGGTATCACTGGGGTCCGTACAACGGTGGCGGTGTCACCCTGCTCCCCGACAACCCGCAGCAGCCCAGTCAACCGCAGACCCTTCCACCGGCGCCCTACGGATACGGATGGTTGAGTCAACCCGGAGGCGCACAGCTGTATCCGATGCCGTACAAGCGTGTTCCGGGTGATCCACAGGGTCTCGACCCGAACCCGCAACCGACGCGACCGAACAAGCCGGACAACGGTGGCAGCAAAGACCCGTCGCTGTGGGATCGAATCAACCCGTTCGGTAAGGGCACGCCGGGGTTCCCCGGAATTCCGATCCCCCTCCCCAGGGGACGAATTCCCGTGCCGCGGTTCGCCGATCTGGACTCCGGGCCCGACCGCGCCCCTGAGCCGAACTACATCCCCGAGCCATCGGAGCCGACGCCGGACCACGAGGACTTCGCGCCACCGGAACCAGCACCCACGCCTGAACCCGAGACCTTCACACCACCGGATCCGCCGGAGGCCGACTACAGCCCGCCACCCGCGCCGGCTCCCGCTCCGACACCTGCTCCCGCAGCTCCGGAGCCCAGCCCCGGCCAGCCGACGCCGGCTCCGGCGCCTGGACCAGGATGGAATGGTGGAACCGGACCCAATCTGAGTCCCGAAGACCGAGTATGA